A stretch of Aureispira sp. CCB-E DNA encodes these proteins:
- a CDS encoding ComEC/Rec2 family competence protein, translated as MTWQQIPFLRLLIPFLSGIISYHWLGTAVPWEILIAIYALLLGGIFLLHLKPKPNVSVIRGWGMLLSILLIQAGYFVSYAYDARNSPIHFDQFLNGKATNSLYIATIDSPIKLNAKSIKATLNLSIQGSNIKTLTPCTGKVIAYFQLDTNSTKLQYGDVITFHATPQTLSPPLNPKAFDSRAYYATQNIYHQTYLPSDQWKRIGSGQGHWLYHFIYRLRSQLLQTLKIHLPSPNEYAVASALLLGAKEELNQALRNAYADTGAMHVLAVSGLHIGILVGLLSFLFSFIRRSDVRWLRIKTLLLLTLLWSFALLTGASASVLRACTMFSFVLIGQSLNRKINTYNALAASAFVLLTINPLMLFQVGFQLSYLALIGILYLYPKIYKRCYIENKLGDWLWNGVALSLAAQIATLPISLYYFHQFPTFFWLSGIVVAATAGIILSVGIALLCFSWVPLLSSLLGYLLYGFLFLMNSLIFLIQQLPGAVWEGFWLESWEMWTWYIVLISTVYLLIHRQLKVAIIPLTLTILLFGYHAMIDYQQIQQRQLCIYHSRKSTLISYLNGTKAITWMDSTLIGNPQVQYAQQNHLWSAGISNHQFHVLEDSVQRNTLYYKQYKGQFRQHRLSLYTPKHLHHHSHTPLEVDYLLIHGNPKLKSIQQIEDLFFYKTLIFDASNSRWRIQQWSKECQKLGIHFIDVSTQGACIIDL; from the coding sequence ATGACTTGGCAACAAATTCCCTTTCTTCGATTGCTAATTCCCTTTTTGTCAGGAATAATATCCTACCATTGGTTAGGTACAGCAGTGCCATGGGAAATACTAATTGCTATTTATGCCTTACTTTTGGGGGGTATTTTTCTCTTGCACTTAAAACCCAAGCCCAATGTCTCTGTCATACGAGGTTGGGGGATGCTGCTTTCTATTTTGCTAATACAAGCTGGATATTTTGTAAGCTATGCCTATGATGCTCGAAATTCTCCAATCCACTTTGATCAATTTCTAAACGGGAAAGCAACTAATTCTCTTTATATTGCTACCATAGATAGTCCTATTAAGCTCAATGCCAAAAGTATTAAGGCAACCTTGAACTTATCTATACAAGGAAGCAATATAAAAACCTTGACTCCCTGCACAGGAAAAGTTATTGCTTATTTTCAATTAGATACCAATAGCACAAAACTCCAATATGGTGACGTTATCACCTTTCACGCCACCCCACAAACATTATCCCCTCCTTTAAATCCCAAAGCCTTTGACAGTCGGGCTTATTATGCTACTCAAAATATTTACCATCAAACCTATTTGCCTTCCGATCAATGGAAAAGAATAGGTAGTGGACAAGGACACTGGCTTTACCACTTTATTTATCGCTTAAGAAGCCAATTACTTCAAACACTAAAGATACATTTGCCTTCGCCTAACGAATATGCTGTTGCTTCTGCTTTACTGCTTGGTGCTAAGGAAGAATTAAACCAAGCATTGCGAAATGCCTACGCCGATACTGGTGCCATGCATGTTTTAGCTGTTTCTGGTTTACACATTGGAATTCTGGTCGGGCTGCTTTCATTTTTGTTTAGTTTTATTCGGCGTTCAGATGTTCGCTGGTTGCGAATTAAAACCCTTCTTTTATTGACTTTGCTATGGAGTTTTGCCCTCTTAACAGGTGCCTCTGCTTCCGTTTTGAGAGCCTGTACAATGTTTTCTTTTGTTCTTATTGGGCAATCTCTAAATCGAAAAATTAATACCTATAATGCATTAGCCGCTTCTGCTTTTGTACTTCTAACAATCAATCCATTGATGTTATTTCAAGTCGGGTTTCAACTTTCTTACCTTGCACTGATAGGCATTCTTTATTTGTACCCTAAAATCTACAAACGCTGCTATATTGAAAATAAATTAGGCGATTGGCTTTGGAATGGTGTTGCACTTTCATTGGCTGCTCAAATTGCTACTTTGCCTATTAGTTTGTATTACTTCCATCAATTTCCAACTTTTTTTTGGCTTTCTGGAATTGTTGTTGCCGCAACTGCCGGTATTATTCTCAGTGTAGGGATTGCTCTATTATGCTTCTCTTGGGTACCGTTATTAAGTAGTCTATTAGGATATTTATTATATGGTTTTCTTTTTTTAATGAACAGCCTCATTTTTTTAATTCAACAATTACCAGGTGCTGTTTGGGAAGGCTTTTGGTTAGAATCTTGGGAAATGTGGACTTGGTATATTGTCCTAATCAGTACTGTTTATTTATTGATTCATCGACAACTCAAAGTAGCCATCATTCCACTTACTTTAACTATTTTATTGTTTGGTTATCATGCAATGATAGATTACCAACAAATCCAACAACGCCAGCTTTGCATTTACCACAGTCGCAAGAGTACACTGATCAGTTATCTTAATGGCACTAAAGCCATCACATGGATGGATTCTACTTTAATTGGAAATCCACAAGTACAATATGCTCAGCAAAATCACCTTTGGTCTGCGGGTATATCTAATCACCAGTTCCATGTTTTAGAAGATAGTGTTCAAAGAAACACCTTATATTATAAGCAGTACAAAGGGCAATTTAGGCAACATCGGTTGAGCTTATACACTCCCAAACATCTCCATCATCATAGTCATACTCCTTTAGAGGTAGATTACCTTTTGATTCATGGCAACCCCAAGTTAAAGAGCATTCAACAAATTGAGGATTTATTTTTTTACAAAACACTCATTTTCGATGCCTCCAATAGCCGATGGCGTATACAACAATGGAGTAAAGAATGCCAAAAACTAGGTATTCACTTTATAGATGTTTCTACCCAAGGTGCTTGTATCATTGACTTATAA
- a CDS encoding T9SS type A sorting domain-containing protein, producing MKHIYFILILLIHLLSLNKLKAQCVNDTIAPVAICKNTLTVYLDSSGTVEVQAKDVDDNSFDNCGIEKYQINGDTVLTLSCLNIGSSVPVSFVVKDTTGNTDTCNTFIVVVDNLPPEPNCASIGAISIPLGILGTVTFPLGQAIAGSSDNCSIATTLINNQAGIPTLTCDDVGIYPYTVQMIDSSGNVGWCQSQIEVLWSITCGFTAQLDSLGRTQCDTGACNGYAALSSNGGIGIVNYLWEDGSTAIIRNDLCAGEHIVVATDLLGNVDTLVFNIRYESGCVWPGDTDDNTKANNFDLLPIALAYGTLGGARAGASINWTGQSSNDWNLPLALPVLPDYKFIDCNGDGLIDSSDVEAIRLNYAQSYSRNSSTTTNSMWTTRQDPPIYVDCDTVYEGDVHCMGVNLGEPSREAINAYAIAFTINYDPLLVHSATISYGSSWLGAAQELISVEKDYAAQGKLETAVGRTDQQPLTGSGRLGTVCFTIRDDILRVSQPDTTVMPVDIDGIRFVDENGNEMPTEPREGCVTIVEVMNDINNVKTFNKENQINLYPNPTTGWVKITGLEQRLQKITVRTVTGEVLLSKTVQSQGDLELDLNYLPEAVYLVSMETSDKIINKRLLIIRG from the coding sequence ATGAAGCACATTTATTTTATATTAATTTTATTAATTCATTTGCTGTCTCTAAACAAGCTTAAAGCACAATGTGTCAATGATACCATTGCGCCAGTAGCTATTTGCAAAAATACATTGACAGTTTATTTGGATAGTTCTGGTACAGTAGAAGTACAGGCAAAGGATGTAGATGATAACAGTTTTGATAATTGTGGAATAGAAAAATACCAGATTAATGGAGATACAGTACTTACTTTAAGTTGTCTTAACATAGGAAGTTCTGTGCCTGTATCTTTTGTTGTCAAAGATACTACTGGTAATACCGATACTTGCAATACTTTTATTGTCGTGGTAGACAACCTACCTCCAGAACCTAACTGTGCTTCGATCGGAGCCATTTCTATCCCTTTGGGAATTTTGGGGACAGTGACATTTCCTTTGGGGCAAGCAATTGCTGGAAGTTCAGATAATTGCTCCATTGCCACAACATTAATTAACAACCAAGCAGGAATACCTACATTGACTTGTGATGATGTTGGAATCTACCCTTATACTGTGCAAATGATTGATTCTAGTGGAAATGTGGGGTGGTGCCAATCACAAATTGAAGTGCTTTGGAGCATTACTTGTGGTTTTACAGCTCAACTAGATTCTCTAGGGCGAACCCAATGTGATACAGGAGCCTGTAATGGATATGCTGCTTTATCTAGCAATGGCGGAATTGGAATTGTCAATTATCTTTGGGAGGATGGTTCTACGGCAATCATTAGAAATGATTTGTGTGCAGGGGAGCATATTGTTGTTGCAACAGATTTATTAGGAAATGTTGACACATTAGTTTTTAATATTCGTTATGAAAGTGGGTGCGTCTGGCCTGGTGATACCGATGATAATACCAAAGCCAATAATTTTGATTTATTACCGATTGCCTTGGCATATGGAACATTGGGTGGGGCAAGAGCTGGAGCTAGTATTAATTGGACGGGACAGAGTAGCAACGATTGGAACCTTCCATTGGCGTTACCTGTTTTGCCAGATTACAAGTTTATAGATTGTAATGGAGATGGTTTGATTGATTCTTCCGATGTAGAGGCCATTCGTTTAAATTATGCTCAAAGTTATTCGCGGAATTCAAGTACAACAACAAACAGTATGTGGACAACTAGACAAGACCCACCAATCTATGTAGATTGCGATACGGTATACGAAGGAGATGTTCACTGTATGGGAGTCAATCTAGGGGAGCCTTCACGGGAAGCTATCAATGCTTATGCCATTGCTTTTACCATCAATTATGATCCTCTGTTGGTTCACTCGGCAACAATTAGTTATGGTAGTTCTTGGTTGGGGGCAGCACAAGAGTTGATTTCTGTAGAAAAAGATTATGCTGCACAAGGAAAATTAGAAACAGCTGTTGGTCGAACAGATCAACAACCTTTGACTGGAAGTGGTCGATTGGGAACCGTTTGTTTTACAATTCGAGATGATATACTGAGAGTAAGTCAACCAGATACTACGGTTATGCCTGTTGATATAGATGGAATTCGGTTTGTAGATGAGAACGGGAATGAAATGCCAACAGAACCAAGAGAAGGTTGTGTTACGATTGTCGAAGTTATGAATGATATTAACAATGTAAAAACGTTTAATAAAGAAAACCAAATTAACTTATACCCAAACCCAACAACAGGCTGGGTCAAAATTACTGGTCTCGAACAGCGTTTGCAAAAAATTACAGTTCGTACAGTTACAGGAGAGGTATTATTGTCTAAAACAGTTCAAAGCCAAGGAGATCTAGAATTAGATTTAAATTATTTGCCAGAGGCTGTATACCTTGTATCTATGGAAACTTCAGATAAAATAATTAATAAAAGATTGTTAATTATAAGGGGATAA
- a CDS encoding tetratricopeptide repeat protein yields MKMNLYVCALSISVLVSCSDTDTKKSEIKQYPIVLDEVSEKSVTVASRSPNVHIAVQESQPLSPQLVLLSKEVEPAPPPPPEPEPEPEWEILLPPETMEEKWQRIVQGAVGTGRYAWENARFCQTYGDTLVEQGRYQEAIVAYEKAIEIDYPYKGDCYWKIARVYGLQGKDVYEIDNYLLKRKRKYSLLKQTKELKNYEFLLQDTAFQAYRKWERFWNSYDQLFKGNKLAMFEAFKYSAPEAHTVGTYDLGPTNLFEAVNAKYDDYQLYEKEHPIVYGYFDAFVKEARYRAFSRSGRNLCRFEMCMAQENYFLVVYSVEESWSEYILPKKYYLVTYNKQGDKISELEVAKRGSLKTCKAFVLNADNSFVVTNYAIKWKKGAKQQWRNKNFYNQTHLKKTIAKSSQAYEITISGRVIEAGGSISMR; encoded by the coding sequence ATGAAAATGAATCTATATGTTTGTGCATTGTCAATCAGTGTATTGGTAAGCTGTTCGGATACTGACACTAAAAAATCTGAAATTAAACAATATCCAATTGTACTGGATGAGGTAAGTGAAAAAAGTGTTACAGTAGCATCCAGATCTCCCAATGTACACATTGCTGTTCAAGAGTCTCAACCCTTATCGCCACAATTGGTGCTTCTAAGCAAAGAGGTAGAACCTGCACCACCACCTCCTCCTGAGCCTGAGCCAGAACCTGAGTGGGAAATTCTTCTTCCGCCAGAAACGATGGAAGAAAAGTGGCAACGGATTGTTCAAGGAGCGGTTGGTACGGGTAGGTACGCTTGGGAAAATGCTAGATTTTGCCAAACTTATGGGGATACATTGGTAGAACAAGGGCGTTATCAAGAGGCTATTGTTGCTTATGAGAAGGCAATAGAAATAGACTATCCGTACAAGGGAGATTGTTATTGGAAAATAGCAAGAGTTTATGGATTACAAGGTAAAGATGTTTACGAAATAGATAACTATTTACTTAAAAGAAAAAGAAAGTACAGCCTACTTAAACAAACGAAGGAATTGAAAAACTACGAATTCTTATTGCAAGACACGGCTTTTCAGGCTTACAGAAAATGGGAACGTTTTTGGAATTCGTATGATCAATTGTTTAAAGGCAATAAATTGGCCATGTTTGAAGCATTTAAGTATTCTGCTCCCGAAGCCCATACGGTAGGTACTTATGATTTGGGACCCACCAACTTGTTTGAAGCGGTCAATGCTAAGTATGATGATTATCAGCTATATGAAAAAGAACATCCTATTGTGTATGGCTATTTTGATGCTTTTGTAAAAGAAGCTCGATATAGAGCTTTTAGCCGAAGTGGGCGAAATTTGTGTCGATTTGAAATGTGTATGGCACAAGAAAATTACTTCTTAGTTGTATACAGTGTGGAGGAGAGTTGGTCAGAGTATATTTTGCCTAAAAAATATTATTTAGTCACCTATAATAAGCAAGGGGATAAAATTTCGGAACTAGAAGTTGCCAAACGTGGTTCCTTAAAAACATGCAAGGCTTTTGTGCTAAATGCTGACAATAGTTTTGTTGTTACGAATTATGCTATCAAGTGGAAAAAAGGTGCCAAGCAGCAATGGAGAAATAAGAATTTTTATAATCAGACACATCTCAAAAAAACAATTGCTAAATCCAGCCAAGCTTATGAGATTACGATTTCTGGTCGAGTTATAGAAGCTGGAGGCTCAATAAGTATGCGATAG
- a CDS encoding tetratricopeptide repeat protein, translating into MKSISLSIAALMLWTLVSCSDNSQKPTSDIIQHPTIDASLAEHEVEMVALADESIEGKNKENESKTIEKKKVNEKPQKSIQELTKEVVQLEEQGGDDEGNAITYYTYGEALVDMKKYDEAIEMYKEAEQLGYEDLKTLYYKIARTYALNDDSYGSMEDYLISARKEGFRNYRALLYDSAFKNWREEYDFMYLYNDLFGTNQKAMFKAFVTFAPKKRLVQDYIMSPKELYENTNYEYRSKMGYYENRPAISGFFENFVEGVSDDMFSREGGDNYRYEMMLEEAAYFAVVYSVEEQWSEYILPKKYRLVTYDLKGNKISELDIAKRGSLKTCKGFVLHPNHSLVVTDYEVEWKKGAKKHLGNAEHYLNYKNLKESKAVATKTYQITTTGRIVETEGMASVEMR; encoded by the coding sequence ATGAAAAGTATATCATTGAGTATTGCGGCATTGATGTTATGGACATTGGTAAGTTGTTCTGACAATAGTCAGAAACCAACTTCTGACATCATACAACATCCTACCATTGATGCGTCTCTAGCAGAACATGAAGTAGAAATGGTTGCGCTAGCGGATGAGTCTATAGAAGGAAAAAATAAAGAAAATGAGTCGAAGACGATAGAAAAAAAGAAAGTGAATGAAAAACCACAAAAAAGTATTCAAGAATTGACGAAGGAAGTGGTTCAGTTAGAGGAGCAAGGAGGAGATGATGAAGGAAATGCGATTACTTATTATACTTATGGAGAGGCTTTGGTTGATATGAAAAAGTACGATGAGGCAATCGAAATGTATAAGGAAGCGGAGCAGCTTGGTTATGAGGATTTAAAAACATTGTATTATAAAATAGCAAGAACATATGCTTTGAATGATGATTCTTATGGTTCCATGGAAGATTATTTGATAAGTGCTAGAAAAGAAGGGTTTAGAAATTATCGTGCTTTGTTATATGATTCGGCTTTTAAGAATTGGAGAGAAGAATATGACTTTATGTATTTGTACAATGATTTATTTGGTACTAATCAAAAAGCAATGTTTAAGGCATTTGTAACCTTTGCACCAAAGAAAAGGTTGGTTCAAGATTATATAATGAGCCCTAAAGAGTTATATGAAAATACAAATTATGAGTATCGATCAAAAATGGGCTACTATGAAAATCGTCCTGCTATCAGTGGCTTTTTTGAAAATTTTGTAGAAGGGGTTTCGGATGATATGTTTAGTAGGGAAGGAGGAGATAATTATCGTTATGAAATGATGTTAGAAGAAGCGGCGTACTTTGCCGTTGTTTACAGTGTGGAGGAACAATGGTCAGAATATATCTTGCCTAAGAAATATCGCTTGGTAACTTATGATTTAAAAGGAAATAAAATTTCAGAATTAGATATAGCAAAACGAGGATCGTTAAAGACTTGCAAGGGATTTGTACTACATCCCAATCATAGTTTGGTCGTCACCGATTATGAAGTGGAATGGAAAAAAGGCGCAAAAAAGCACTTAGGGAATGCTGAGCATTACTTGAATTACAAAAATTTGAAGGAAAGTAAAGCTGTTGCGACTAAAACGTATCAAATCACTACAACAGGGCGTATCGTTGAAACAGAAGGTATGGCTTCTGTAGAAATGCGATAA
- a CDS encoding HRDC domain-containing protein: protein MKNWEYVDTNEILTTCVDFLKQQKEIAIDLEFDKNRYRYGFNLCLIQIYAGGRCFIVDPLVEGVVLEDLYAVIEDPTIEKVVYSFGEDLRLFHSLGCFPKNTFDIAIAMRLLDYPPASLAAAVDEILDIEISKSAQKSNWFLRPLSEKQVNYAAKDVLYLLEMKEILIKMAEEKGILDWIKEENEIIDGVSYADIDNNNYLKEKDKHGLSEYEYYLFKGLLEYREKIAEKYNRPSYQIIDKEYLRELAERPKQIYRFEKIRGIYKSLKNDAFKNELWETYQGLAKEAEREGLSKTEKALKRMSSELYQAKKKERAIRDEAKKKVFKPIQKLIAENHGENVVTYIMGNRLMDELALGNLDNLRKYKRVLIERYADELGIDVSPYLTVKT from the coding sequence ATGAAGAATTGGGAGTATGTAGATACCAACGAGATTTTGACAACATGCGTTGATTTTTTGAAACAACAAAAAGAAATAGCTATTGATTTGGAATTTGATAAAAACCGTTACCGATATGGTTTTAATCTTTGCTTAATTCAAATCTATGCTGGAGGACGTTGTTTTATTGTAGACCCTTTGGTAGAAGGAGTTGTTTTAGAGGATTTGTACGCTGTAATTGAAGATCCTACGATAGAAAAAGTAGTGTATTCATTTGGAGAAGATTTGAGGTTGTTTCATTCGTTAGGTTGCTTTCCTAAAAATACATTTGATATAGCAATTGCGATGCGTTTGCTAGACTATCCACCAGCTTCGCTCGCAGCAGCAGTGGATGAAATATTGGATATAGAAATTAGCAAATCTGCTCAGAAAAGCAACTGGTTTTTGAGACCTCTTTCTGAAAAACAAGTTAATTATGCCGCAAAAGATGTCTTGTATTTGTTAGAAATGAAGGAAATTCTAATCAAGATGGCAGAGGAAAAAGGTATTTTGGACTGGATAAAAGAAGAGAACGAAATAATTGATGGTGTTTCTTATGCTGATATTGATAACAACAATTACTTAAAAGAAAAGGATAAACATGGGCTGTCAGAATACGAATATTACCTGTTTAAGGGACTATTAGAATACCGAGAGAAAATAGCAGAAAAATACAATCGTCCTAGTTATCAAATTATTGATAAAGAATATTTGAGAGAATTGGCAGAACGTCCCAAACAGATATATCGCTTTGAGAAAATTAGAGGTATTTATAAGAGCCTCAAAAATGATGCGTTTAAGAATGAACTCTGGGAAACGTATCAAGGCTTAGCAAAAGAAGCAGAGCGGGAAGGTTTATCCAAAACAGAAAAGGCTTTGAAGCGAATGAGCAGCGAATTATACCAAGCCAAAAAGAAAGAACGTGCGATTCGTGATGAAGCCAAAAAGAAAGTCTTTAAACCAATTCAAAAACTAATAGCAGAAAACCATGGTGAAAATGTAGTTACTTACATTATGGGCAATCGCTTGATGGATGAATTAGCACTAGGAAATTTAGATAATTTGAGGAAATATAAACGAGTATTAATTGAACGTTATGCAGATGAATTGGGAATAGATGTAAGCCCTTATTTAACGGTCAAAACATAA